The Microbulbifer hydrolyticus genome has a segment encoding these proteins:
- a CDS encoding ankyrin repeat domain-containing protein produces the protein MNETLRYLIFFMLTTPALGWAADCDKAKISYLLETAAAQENIYAVQFALDLGANPNGVTEAISIKCFAGMPTASPVMHAASHEDTGILKLLLKNGASANVGCCDSSALQIANENKNPEAAKLLKEYGANY, from the coding sequence ATGAATGAGACATTGAGATATCTAATATTTTTCATGTTGACAACACCTGCACTTGGGTGGGCAGCTGATTGTGATAAGGCCAAGATTTCATATTTGCTTGAAACAGCGGCAGCGCAAGAAAATATCTACGCTGTCCAATTTGCACTAGATCTTGGTGCTAATCCAAACGGCGTAACAGAAGCAATATCCATTAAGTGTTTTGCAGGTATGCCAACAGCTTCACCTGTAATGCACGCGGCTTCTCACGAAGATACAGGCATTCTAAAGTTATTGCTAAAAAATGGTGCTTCGGCAAATGTAGGTTGCTGCGATTCCTCAGCTCTACAAATAGCAAATGAAAACAAAAACCCAGAAGCAGCGAAATTACTTAAAGAGTATGGCGCAAACTACTAA